Genomic window (Granulicella arctica):
CGAGATCAGGTCACCAAACATGTAGAAGGAGTTCTGCGTAGCAAAAAGCGCATCCTCCTGCAGCGACTCCAGCGACGAGATCCGCTCCTGGTCGAGACCCAAGTTGTAGTCCGGTTCGCTCAGATGCATATCGATGCGCAACGTATCGAACAGCGGTTGAAACTCAATCTTCGGCTTGCCTTCATTCTGCTTTCGTACCAGCTCAAAGATGCGCGGCAGCGTTTCGTTCTGATAGTGATCCCAGAATAGTTCCGTGTCCGTTGCAAGAGGCTCGTCACTTACTGGCTTGCCGCCCGCCGTGATCGACAGCCATCCAGTCTCAATATTAATTTGCTCGTAGTTACTAAATTCTTTGCTATACGTACGAGGCGCAATATGAACGCTGAAATCGCGTGTAAGTATCTCGTGACCATCCGCCGCGAATGCGTGCACACGATACGTCGGCCCTGCATCACCCGAGATCCGCGCAAGCTCCACATTCGCGAGCGGAATATTAAGCGTCTTCGCCAGCATCTCATCGACAGGATAAAGTTCCTGCACCCATCGCGATTCCGTGCGCATAGCCGACGTATGCTTCGGGTCCTTGTACTCCGCAAACTCAACCTTCAGCTTCGCGACAGGCTGTCCCGCCAGCGCGACAGCTACGTCATCCATCAGCCAGCTATATCCCTGCTTGTAGGCGCAAAGCACCTCGACCTGCGCATTGGAAACACCCGCCTTCGTCAGAGCGGCCCTAATCTTAGCAGTCAACTTCAAACGCTGCTCCGGGCTTTCACTTACACCTGCCTGCACCACAATCGGCTGACCGGCAGGCAACGTCGCCGCAGCCTTGGCGACTGCATCCATCAGCCGATTCCCTTCCCATGGCAGGACAATGTCTTCTGCAAAGGTAGGCTCTGCCTGGTGAAACGGAACAAGATCGGACTGCAGGTGCTGAGCCGGTTCCGCCGCACAGCATTTGATCCCCGCGTGCAGACTGTTCGTCACCACCTCAATCTTCTCGGCACTCACCTGCTGACCCAGCCACTTCTTCACATAGGCCTTCAGCCCTGGGTCAGCCTCGTCTACATCAATCTCCGCAGTCACGCTGGCCAGCTTGCCCGGATGATTCTTGACCAGATCTTTACTCCATTGATCGAGATGATAGAGCGCAGCCGTGGTCTGGCCAACCGTAGAACGCTCCGCAAAAAACTGGCGCATGTCATCGCGCACATCTTCAAGCGGTGTAAACCGTTTGCCCGGTTCCCATAGATAGGGTGCATGATTCGCGGCATAGTCCAGCGCCGCCGTCGCTCCCGCATCATCGCCACGAATCAGCACCGCATCCGACTTGCCAAAGCCATGCTCGACAACCCGAAGCTCACCATCACCCGCAGCCAACGGAGTTAGTTGCGATGTAGTCACAGGCTTGTGGAAGCTCCCCGGAACAAGCTTGTCCAGATCAGTACCACTCTTAGCTGTAAGCAAGTCCTTGAGATGATCTGCAGCAGGAGATCCTTCCGTCAATACAGACACGCTTTGAATCTGCGAAGTCGTAAGCCCGGGATCCGGAAACGCAAGTGGAAGATTGATCCCGGTGGTCTCCAGTCCCAACCGAGCCGCAAGATTCGCAACAGCAATCCCGCGCACCCCCGCAGGCACGTAAAGCTTCGCCACAACGCCGGAAGGGATCGGCTTCTTCGTACTCCCGGTCAGCAGCCCCTTAATCGAGTAAAGCGCCGCAAGATCAAGCGATCTTGTATCGCCGCCCGCCACCTCAGGAGTAGAAGGTAGCGCGCCTGCCCGGCCCTGCGCCGCAGAGTTGCTGATCGTCAGCGGAGTGTCCCCAATCCGCAGTTCAATCTCCTTCACCGAACCAAACGCCACCGGCGTACCTTCATCCGGACGCAGCAATTTCCGAACTGCCTCGATATCACCTGTTCCCTGCACTGCAAGGATCGCTCGCCGCACTCCAGCAGTTTCACCGAACACAAGCGCAACAGTCTCTGCCGTCACTTTCGGCGTCATCTTCGCGAAGGCAGCATTAGCATTCTTTGCCAATACACTCACCTTGTCGCCAGGAACCGCCCACAGAAAAGGTGCGCGCGCAGCATAAGCGTTCGCAGCAGCAAGCAAGCCGACCGGGTCAGGCGCCACAAAAGCAAGGCCACCATCGACGCTCACCACTGCTCCCTCGCCAAGCCCTAGTGATGCAAGTACCGGTTGCACCTTCTTCTGCAACTCCGCCGGGAGCGCAGCCTGTCCAACCCATAGGTTAGCTCCAGCAGTCGAACAACCAGCAACAGCCTTCGGCTCACCTTGGATCACAATCGGCAACGTCAGCGCAGAGCTCTCATATCCCAGCCGTGCGCCCAGATTTGCAGCCGCTGCATTCTCCGCCGCACTCGGGGTGTTCGACACGATCACATGGCCACACACAACATCCGCAATCTTGTCCCCGTTTGTGTCCTGCAGAATCAAACCAAGCTGAAACACGTCCTCCAGCAGCGTAGTCTTCTCAGGTGGAGGAGTAGCAGGCGGCACGGCAACCTGTGCTGCGAAGCAGTTCACCGTCCACAAAATACCTATGCAGAGCGCTATCGACATTGCCCGTTGCTGAGACGACTTCATCATGGCTTTCCTCTGGTTCCCTTGCAGTTCACTTTGGTTGTGACGTACTCGTTACGGTGCTGCAACTGCGGGCTGATGCGGTGGATCATGCCGACTGGCACGCAGATAAAGAACGGCATACGTCCCCAGCCAATGCGAGCCCATATACCCAGCATCTGTAAGAACGGAGAATCCCGAAGCGGCCTCACGTGCCGATAAAGCACGAAAGACTTCAGCACGCGGGTCATTCTGCGGTAGTGCATCGGCGATCGATGTCATCGCAAAAGCCCGATGAAACGCAAGTCCGATTAAATGTGATTTTCCTGCCAGCTCCTCAGGACTCTGCAGAGCGCTGATCTCCACAGGCTTGATAAGCGGCTGGAAATCAGCAGAGTAGACTACTGACAAAAATCGGCTAAGCCATTGCGCATACGCCGCACGGTCCATCGTATGGCTCATCAACTGTGCCTCAGCCAGACACGGCGAAAGGAGCTCCGTACCACCCGGCTCAAACCACGTCGGGCAGCGTTCATCCTTGGCAAAGAGCCTCGTAGCATTCCGCAGCACCGCATCTTGAAGCTTCGGATCGGCAACAACGCTCGTGTAGTCCAACACCAGCGTCATCGAGAGAGCCGTATTCGGATGAACGCCGGTACGCGATGCATACGGAAGGTGATCGAAGAACTCCACTAGCTTCCCCGAGAACAGGTCAACCAGTGGTTGCAGGTTTGCCATAAGCTTCGCCGCTGCCGGATCGTTCCACGTTTTGATTTCCGCATACAGCTTCAGCAGCCAGGCATAGCCGTAAGGCTTCTCGAATCCCTTCGCATCTTTAAAGAACGCTACCTCGCCAGTGATATTCTGCTCCCCAAGGTGGTCGGTGATCTTCTCATGCAGAAGCTTGGCCAGTGGCAGCTCCGGAAAGTCCTTGAGCAGCGCAACAATCGTCCACGAAGAATTCACCGCCGAGTGCCAGTCGTAACAACTATAAAACGCATGAGTCTTATCGTAGTTCTCTTCAAGCCGTGGCTTTGCGTCGTACTGCCAAAGGTAGAGTCCACCTTCAGGCGAAGGCTGCGGATGGTCCATACAAGGGAGAGGCCACGCCGCAAGCGTACTCGCCTGCTCAACCGTAAACGCTGGCTGTATCACCGGCGGAAGCGTTTTAAGATAAGCCTCGATGCGGGTCCGGTCATGCTCCTGCGCTCCGCTGTGCAACGATGCGGAGGCAAGCGCCACGCTAACAACAATCGCCCCGAGATACCGTGATGCTCTTCGCATGAACCCCCATCGTAAACAAGTAAGGAGCCACAACTACGGCGCCTCACGCAAGGCAAATTGCTTTAGAAGACAAAGCGGGCGCCAAGCTCGGCCTGTTGAAGGTTCGTGGCACTCGTAGCTCGTCCGAAGGTGCTTGAAGTCGCTGTACTCGTAATACTCGAATTAACATAATTCACATGGCCGAAGAGATTGAAAGCCTGCCCATATGCCTCGATATGCATGGACTCATGCACTCTGAAATCTCGGAGAACACGCAGATCAAAGCTCTTGTAGTTGCTGTTCTGTAACTGGGTGGTTGAGAGTGGAGCTACTCCCTGCGCTGCGCGATACGCATTGATCGCCGCAAAGCTGATATCACGATTGAACTGGTTACGCGTCGTGCCCGGAACATACTGGGCAGTCGAATCTGCACTCGGCGTAAGTGAAGTAATCGCCGTGCTCGCACCAAAAGCGCTAAGCGGCAATGAAGATCGCACCGTATAGATAGCACTCAGCATGATTCCAAACCGAGCCTGATACGCAACACTACCAACAAACGCATGACGCCGATCCGTGCTGCCCGGCCCCCAGTCAAGGCCCGGGTTCAGAGGATTGTTCACTGTACCCTGCGGATTGTTATCCTTCGCCGAAGAGAGCGTATACGAGGCAGAGTAGAGATAGCGATTCGCCATGCGCTTGTCCAGATGCACGAATAGCGCCTTGTACTTACTAGCCGCAATCGGCAGGTGAGCATTGATCTGTGCCCAGCCCGCCTGTCGCCTGACAGCGCTCTGCGGATACGCCGTCGGGTAGTTCATATCAAAGACGCGGTAGTCATGCAGTCCATAGGTGTAAAGACCATCCACCTGCAAGGCAAGGTTAGGACTAAGCTGCCGCGAATAGCCAGCCGAGAACTGCTGCGCATAGGGGTTCTGAAAATTCTGCGCCAGGATAGTTACATTAGGATTGTTAGCCGAGCAGAATTGCAGCGCCGTCTTTCCGTTGAAAGGATCAGGATAGTTCGGCGAGTTGATCGTAATGCTACAGCTAAGCAGGTTCCGGGGCTCCCCAACAGTCTGCAGCGTTTGAATATTGTTGTAGTAGATTCCGTAGCCAGCGCGAACAACATCGCGAGCCTTGCCAGACGGGTCCCACACCAATCCAAATCGTGGCGCTAAGTTGTTGCCATCACCACGCTTATGGGGATTACCGATGAACGGAATAAGCGCCTGCGCCGGTGTCAGGTTGAGCCGTTCGTCAAATGATCCAAACTGACGATCGTAGCGAAGCCCGATATTCGCAGTAAGCGTCGGAATGATCTTCCATTCATCTTCAACAAAGAGTCCTAGCGGCGTCGTAGGCGTAAAGGTCGAAAGGAAAGGAATTGTCTGTGAATAAGAGGTAGGGGCGGTCAGCGCAGCGATCGTAGCCGGATTCGTGGGATCAAACTTCTGATCCTTGCTAAAAGCCCACGTACCGTTGTAGTTAGTCGCACCACCATCGGTAAAAGGGATGTAACTCGTCTCGACACCCGCACGGAAGTTATGGTTCTTCCAGATGTAGCTCAACGTATCGTTCAACTCCCAGCGAGACTCGACCCCCGTCTCCGCATAACCAAAGCCGTAGCTAAAGCTTGGAAACACATAGCCGGTCTGCAACGCTGCCAACACCTGCGTTGAGTAGGTGGATGGGTTGGTTGGAATAGCTGCACTCGGCGGACCAAGCTCATACGCGGCGCGCGCATATTGAAAGTGAACCTGGTCCACAAGATTAGGACTCAGCGCCCACGTATGGCCACCGACGATAGAAATACGCGGAATCAGCCCGTTGTAACAGTTGCGTACCGAGTTGCCGCCGCATCCCTGGAACGTATATTTGTTCCACTCCTGCGCGTACCGAACAAAGAGTGATTGCTTATTGCTAATCTGATGATCAACGCGTCCTGTCAACATCTGATCGTAGCTCGGCTGATCAAAGTTGCCTTCATTCGCGCCGTACAAATCGGGGTGCCCAGTAGAAACGGTATACACCTGCTTCGTCTGCGTACGCTCATAAGCCGCATAGAAATGCGTCCGATCATGAATGATCGGACCACCAATATCGCCACCGAACTGGTTACGAAGAAAGTCCGGATTTGTCGTCTGGAATGGTGTAGGCCGATTCAAAGCCTTCTGCCGAAATAATTCGAACCCCTCGCCGTGGAACTTGTTCGTCCCGCTTTTCGTCGCCACCGTAATCAAACCGCCGATCGAGAGACCATACTCAGCGGGATACTGTGAGATGAAGACGTTGAACTCCTGAACCGCACCCTGCGGAAAGTTCTGCCGAGGCTCACCCTCCTCCGCCCACGTATTAATCACTCCATCAACCTGAAAACCGTTCGAATAAAAAGCTGATCCGCCGCCGATCTGCACATTGTTGTAAAATGTTCTAGAAGCGTCCTGGCTGGTTCCCGGAATGAGCAGCGCCAGATTGAGAAACTGTCGCGTATTTACCGGCAGCTTGTTGATCTGGTCGTTACTGATACCACCACCAACCTCATTGCTCTCCGTGTTCACCTGTGGCGAGAAACCCTCGACAGTAATCGTGTCGTTCGCGCTGCCGATTGAGAGGCTGATGTCCTGCCCGAGGTGCGCGCCCAGCACAACTAAGAGGTTGGTCACGGCCTTGCGCTCAAAATTCGGCGCCGATGCCGCGAGCGTATAGCGCCCCGGCAACACAGGTTGAAAGTGGTAGGCGCCATCCGTCGAATCCACCTCACGGCCCACACCCGTGTCCGCGTTCGTCAACGTCACGTGCACCGCGGGAATCACCGCACCCGAGTTATCCGTTACATGCCCGGATACATCCGCATCGCCGCCCTGCGCCACAGATACAAGCGGCATTGCGAGGACCAGCATAAGAGTCGTCGACCAAATCCTGCCATGCAGAAGAGAGCGCATCTCACCTCCGGATCTCCGCTGATAACAGCCGAGCCGTTGAATTATTTGAATTTTTTACCCGTGGTGGAACGGTTATAAGCGGCATTCGCTCCGTAGTCAATACCTATCTTTGGCAGCAACAATGCGTGCATTTGTTGGGCAATCGAATAATCACGATAGATTTTCCGCTTGACCGACGTAGAACTTCAGATGATGATTCGAATTGTATACAGCTTTAGCTGAGCTAGGAGAATCATGACGGAAGCTGTCCGCGTCTATCTCGCGCTCAGAAATGACATCATTACATGCGATCTGCAGCCAGGCTTATCGGTCTCGGAAGCAGACATGTGCAGCCGCTACAAAGCCAGTCGAACGCCTGTTCGTGAAGCGTGCCATCGCTTGCAGGAAGAAACCTTACTGCAAATTGTCCCCTTCCGCGGCTACTTCGTCGCACCGCTCACAACCAGCGAGTATCGCGATCTCACGGAGATGCAATTGATCGTCGACCCCTCCGCCGCTGCCCTCGCAGCCGAACGCGCCACAGAATCACAGATCAAGAGCATTGAGAAATGGGCAGGCTACGTCTACCATCCCGGCCAGAAAAAAAGCTATGAGACCTTCCTCGAATGGAATCGAAACCTGCACATCGAGATCGCATCCGCAAGCGGTAATGAATCCCTTGCCGACGTCACCTCCAATCTGCAAACGCGCTTGATCCGGTATTTTTATCTCGTCATCTCCATGGCCAGCTACGGACAGGATCTCGTCCACGAACACGACGAAATTGTGAAAGCGATTCGTGCGCGGAAGCCGGAGTTAGCCCGTAAGCGAGCTGAAGATCACGTTCGCCAAACCATCGAGAGAACATCCAAGATCGAGATCCCTGCCTAATCTGCCTTCAAGTAAGCCCTCACACGGCGACATACGGTAGCTGCTCATAGTAAAAGTTTTTCTCTACGAAGCGGGAGTTGCACCATGCGGATCGCGATTGACAGCGGTGGCACCTTCACCGATTGTGTGTACCTTGAGGGCAGTCAATTGAGAGTCCTTAAGCTCTTCTCCACGCCACAACAACCGGGCGATGCGGTACTCGAAGCCGTGCTAAGCGTTACGCACGATGGCAAGAATGCCGAAGTACGTCACGGCACGACCGTCGGCACCAACGCCATGCTTGAGCGGCGCGGCGCCAAGGTAGCCTATGTCACCACCGTCGGCTTTGAAGATGTCATCGCCATCGGCAGGCAGGCCCGCACCAGCCTCTACGATTGGTTCCGCTCTCCCCTGCCATGCGTCGTCCCACCCGGTCTTCGTTTTGGCGTAGAAGAGCGTACCAGCGCCGAAGGCACCATCCTCCGCTCTCCCTCTGCCGAGCACCTCCGCAATCTGGCACAGCGTATCCAGCGCAGCGGCGCAGAATCGATCGCCCTCTCTCTCCTCTTCTCGTTCGCAAACCCGATCAACGAACAACTCGTTGCAGAAGCTCTCATGCCGCTCGGTTTGCCCATCTCCATCTCCCACGAAATCCTTCCCGAATTTCGCGAGTATGAGCGCGGCGCTACGGTCGTCACCAACGCCTATCTGGCACCAAAGGTCAGCAGCTACATCCGCGCCCTCGAGACCTCCCTCACCGAGAAGTTCTCCGGAGGATCGGTACAGGTTATGCAATCCTCAGGAGGCATCGTCTCCGCATCGCTCGCGGCCCGGGAACCCGTCCGTACCGTCCTCTCCGGACCAGCAGGCGGCGTCATAGGCGCCTACCGCATCGCAGGTCTCGCGGGCTTCACCAAGCTCATCGCCTTCGACATGGGCGGCACCTCCACCGACGTCTCCTTGATCGACGTTGAAGAAGGGGGTCCGCGAACAACCAATGAATCCGTAGTCTCCGAGCTACCCGTAAGTGTCCCCATGCTCGATATTCACACCGTAGGCGCTGGCGGCGGCTCTCTCGCCAAGTTTGACGAAGGTGGGGTTCTGCACGTCGGCCCAAGATCAGCCGGCTCGATCCCCGGCCCCATCTGCTACGGCAAAGGGGAACACGCCACCGTCACCGATGCAAATCTCATGCTCGGCAGACTCGATCCAGACCTCTTCCTCGGCGGAGAAGTACGCCTCGACGACCAGCGCACCAGAACAATCATGGAGTCCTCACGAGCAAGTCTTGCAACCCTCGAACAATATGCAACCGGAATAGTTACACTTGCCGAAACCGCAATGGAGAAAGCCATCCGCATGATCTCGATCGAGCGTGGCTACGATCCGCGCGAGTTCACGCTCGTCAGCTTCGGAGGCGCTGGCCCACTCCACGCCTGCTCTCTTGCTAAGTCTCTCCGCATTCCCCGCGTGCTCATCCCCTGCATGCCCGGAGCCCTCTCAGCCCTCGGGATCCTCATGGCCGACGTAGTCCGCGACTACTCACGAACCGTCATGATGCCCGCCGATCCCGAGCGCCTCGAATCCTTCTACGCCGAACTCGAACACCGCGGCACGAAAGAGTTAGCCACCGAAGGTCTCTCCGGAACAGGTATCCGCTCAGCCGATCTCCGCTACATCGGTCAGGGCTATGAACTGAACGTCACAGCCGGTGACGATCTCCTCGCCAGCTTCCACAGCATGCACCAGAAGCGTTACGGCTACTCAGACCTCACCATGCCCGTCGAGGTCGTCAACGTGCGCGTACGCCTCACCGCAAAAACTGAAGAGATCGACCTGCCCCGCCGCGAACTACGCCCCGGCAACGGCACACAGGCGATCCTCAAAACACGTTCCATCCACTTCGCCAATGCCTGGCAAAAGAGCAACGTCTACGCCCGCGACCTCCTCATTCCCGGCGACATCTTCTCCGGCCCCGCCCTAATCACCGAGTACAGCTCCACCACGGTTCTCCCCCCGTCATGCCTCGCGCGTGTAGACGAGTATGCGAACCTCATCATCGAGGTGAACTAATCATGCAGTTAATCACTGAAGCCATCGCAACCCCCACCACCGTCAGCGACCCCATCCAGCTAGCCGTCTTCAAGAGCGCCACCCATTCCATCGCCGAAGAGATCGGAGCCGCACTCCGCCGCACCTCCTTCTCCCCCAACATCAAGGAGCGTCGCGACTACTCCTGCGCCGTCTTCGATAGCGGGGGCCAGGTCATCGCCATGGGCGACCACATGCCGGTGCACCTCGGCTCCATGCCCATGTCCGTCCGTGCCGCCATCGACGCCATGACGCTCAGCCCCGGCGACATCGCCATCCTCAACGATCCCTATGCAGGCGGAACCCACCTCCCCGACATCACCATGGTCCTTCCCGTCTTCGCGCCGGAAGACCAAACCCACCCCCTCCTCTACGTAGCCGCCCGCGCCCATCACGCCGACGTCGGCGGCTTCTATCCCGGCTCCATGGGCCTATGCCGCGAGATCTATCAGGAAGGTCTCCGCATCCCGCCCGTCAAGATCGTAGAAGCCGGTAAGCTCAACCGCTCCGTGTTGCAACTCATCCTGCACAACGTCCGCACTCCGGGTGAACGCGAAGGTGACTTAATGAGCCAGATCGGCTCCTGCCGTGTAGGCGAAGCAAGCCTGCAAGAGTTGATCGAGAAATATGGTGTCCCCCTCATCCGTCGCCTCTCCACCGAAATCCTCGACTACTCCGAACGCCTCATGCGTGCCGAACTTGCCCGCGTTCCAGCCGGAACCTTCACCGCCGAGGACTTCCTCGACAGTGACGGCTTCGACCCCGAGAACACTCCCATCAGCATTCGCGCCGCCATCACCTTCGACTCCCAAGCGCGCACCGTTGTCATCGACTTCGCCGGCTCAAGCCCCCAGGTAGCCAGCAGCATCAACGCCGTCTACGCCATCACCTACTCGGCGGTCTACTACGTCTTCCGCTGCCTCCTGCCAGAGAGCGCACCCGCCACCGCCGGTCTCATGCGCCCCATCACCGTCATCGCTCCGTCAGGTTCCATCGTCAACGCCGTGCTCCCCGCACCTGTAGCGGGCGGCAACGTGGAAACCTCGCAGCGCATCGTCGACGTCCT
Coding sequences:
- a CDS encoding M14 family metallopeptidase, whose amino-acid sequence is MMKSSQQRAMSIALCIGILWTVNCFAAQVAVPPATPPPEKTTLLEDVFQLGLILQDTNGDKIADVVCGHVIVSNTPSAAENAAAANLGARLGYESSALTLPIVIQGEPKAVAGCSTAGANLWVGQAALPAELQKKVQPVLASLGLGEGAVVSVDGGLAFVAPDPVGLLAAANAYAARAPFLWAVPGDKVSVLAKNANAAFAKMTPKVTAETVALVFGETAGVRRAILAVQGTGDIEAVRKLLRPDEGTPVAFGSVKEIELRIGDTPLTISNSAAQGRAGALPSTPEVAGGDTRSLDLAALYSIKGLLTGSTKKPIPSGVVAKLYVPAGVRGIAVANLAARLGLETTGINLPLAFPDPGLTTSQIQSVSVLTEGSPAADHLKDLLTAKSGTDLDKLVPGSFHKPVTTSQLTPLAAGDGELRVVEHGFGKSDAVLIRGDDAGATAALDYAANHAPYLWEPGKRFTPLEDVRDDMRQFFAERSTVGQTTAALYHLDQWSKDLVKNHPGKLASVTAEIDVDEADPGLKAYVKKWLGQQVSAEKIEVVTNSLHAGIKCCAAEPAQHLQSDLVPFHQAEPTFAEDIVLPWEGNRLMDAVAKAAATLPAGQPIVVQAGVSESPEQRLKLTAKIRAALTKAGVSNAQVEVLCAYKQGYSWLMDDVAVALAGQPVAKLKVEFAEYKDPKHTSAMRTESRWVQELYPVDEMLAKTLNIPLANVELARISGDAGPTYRVHAFAADGHEILTRDFSVHIAPRTYSKEFSNYEQINIETGWLSITAGGKPVSDEPLATDTELFWDHYQNETLPRIFELVRKQNEGKPKIEFQPLFDTLRIDMHLSEPDYNLGLDQERISSLESLQEDALFATQNSFYMFGDLISTGSMDYMGRILPVAHKSEEGKDGHVRVEFYAKDASRPHVMLAWHEKADDAEKHRERDLPLIANTNPRLVGLRLHAGADGLDSLTWQLPVASNEDKFEEWRKLVTEEQLERTILSAEQGTAQLAWLDKLHAAGLYKDALAYAHLKQMKVEFLLPLELHPPEHTRREVILAQAAVAAPAHSRPQIAQVTPTPLKADKTYVQWDQPIDDHENEHLMARLATYPGADVYWMGRSYLGNNIWAGDIMLPTPSQLRSTAKETTLKAAIIYSGRQHANEVSSTSHIQRLAEELVTDPERRNDLKKVNVVVHPITNPDGAELAIDLAEITPDNMLHAGYHASLTADVVTAQWDEDPIYPESRTRRQLWEAWLPDAFLNPHGYPSHEWVQPFSEYSAWVIQRNQAELGRAWWIPRGWFTSLNYLGDEEHEQSKTVTYALRDYIVDGMVKAPGVLDLSTRMNARYFRFGQQWDDRAFQQPIYKGIRVYMAVAGSTPTAKSQAFLSRFPDVTYDDGYTEAPDETARGPYLHLVAGAGLAYDHAHLKYLVDGKFKIKRTQKEFFDGVQWTVTRDRPVLVEAPKGVVTPGATMDSAPAPDATTMH
- a CDS encoding DUF2891 domain-containing protein; protein product: MRRASRYLGAIVVSVALASASLHSGAQEHDRTRIEAYLKTLPPVIQPAFTVEQASTLAAWPLPCMDHPQPSPEGGLYLWQYDAKPRLEENYDKTHAFYSCYDWHSAVNSSWTIVALLKDFPELPLAKLLHEKITDHLGEQNITGEVAFFKDAKGFEKPYGYAWLLKLYAEIKTWNDPAAAKLMANLQPLVDLFSGKLVEFFDHLPYASRTGVHPNTALSMTLVLDYTSVVADPKLQDAVLRNATRLFAKDERCPTWFEPGGTELLSPCLAEAQLMSHTMDRAAYAQWLSRFLSVVYSADFQPLIKPVEISALQSPEELAGKSHLIGLAFHRAFAMTSIADALPQNDPRAEVFRALSAREAASGFSVLTDAGYMGSHWLGTYAVLYLRASRHDPPHQPAVAAP
- a CDS encoding TonB-dependent receptor, with amino-acid sequence MRSLLHGRIWSTTLMLVLAMPLVSVAQGGDADVSGHVTDNSGAVIPAVHVTLTNADTGVGREVDSTDGAYHFQPVLPGRYTLAASAPNFERKAVTNLLVVLGAHLGQDISLSIGSANDTITVEGFSPQVNTESNEVGGGISNDQINKLPVNTRQFLNLALLIPGTSQDASRTFYNNVQIGGGSAFYSNGFQVDGVINTWAEEGEPRQNFPQGAVQEFNVFISQYPAEYGLSIGGLITVATKSGTNKFHGEGFELFRQKALNRPTPFQTTNPDFLRNQFGGDIGGPIIHDRTHFYAAYERTQTKQVYTVSTGHPDLYGANEGNFDQPSYDQMLTGRVDHQISNKQSLFVRYAQEWNKYTFQGCGGNSVRNCYNGLIPRISIVGGHTWALSPNLVDQVHFQYARAAYELGPPSAAIPTNPSTYSTQVLAALQTGYVFPSFSYGFGYAETGVESRWELNDTLSYIWKNHNFRAGVETSYIPFTDGGATNYNGTWAFSKDQKFDPTNPATIAALTAPTSYSQTIPFLSTFTPTTPLGLFVEDEWKIIPTLTANIGLRYDRQFGSFDERLNLTPAQALIPFIGNPHKRGDGNNLAPRFGLVWDPSGKARDVVRAGYGIYYNNIQTLQTVGEPRNLLSCSITINSPNYPDPFNGKTALQFCSANNPNVTILAQNFQNPYAQQFSAGYSRQLSPNLALQVDGLYTYGLHDYRVFDMNYPTAYPQSAVRRQAGWAQINAHLPIAASKYKALFVHLDKRMANRYLYSASYTLSSAKDNNPQGTVNNPLNPGLDWGPGSTDRRHAFVGSVAYQARFGIMLSAIYTVRSSLPLSAFGASTAITSLTPSADSTAQYVPGTTRNQFNRDISFAAINAYRAAQGVAPLSTTQLQNSNYKSFDLRVLRDFRVHESMHIEAYGQAFNLFGHVNYVNSSITSTATSSTFGRATSATNLQQAELGARFVF
- a CDS encoding GntR family transcriptional regulator; this translates as MTEAVRVYLALRNDIITCDLQPGLSVSEADMCSRYKASRTPVREACHRLQEETLLQIVPFRGYFVAPLTTSEYRDLTEMQLIVDPSAAALAAERATESQIKSIEKWAGYVYHPGQKKSYETFLEWNRNLHIEIASASGNESLADVTSNLQTRLIRYFYLVISMASYGQDLVHEHDEIVKAIRARKPELARKRAEDHVRQTIERTSKIEIPA
- a CDS encoding hydantoinase/oxoprolinase family protein; this encodes MRIAIDSGGTFTDCVYLEGSQLRVLKLFSTPQQPGDAVLEAVLSVTHDGKNAEVRHGTTVGTNAMLERRGAKVAYVTTVGFEDVIAIGRQARTSLYDWFRSPLPCVVPPGLRFGVEERTSAEGTILRSPSAEHLRNLAQRIQRSGAESIALSLLFSFANPINEQLVAEALMPLGLPISISHEILPEFREYERGATVVTNAYLAPKVSSYIRALETSLTEKFSGGSVQVMQSSGGIVSASLAAREPVRTVLSGPAGGVIGAYRIAGLAGFTKLIAFDMGGTSTDVSLIDVEEGGPRTTNESVVSELPVSVPMLDIHTVGAGGGSLAKFDEGGVLHVGPRSAGSIPGPICYGKGEHATVTDANLMLGRLDPDLFLGGEVRLDDQRTRTIMESSRASLATLEQYATGIVTLAETAMEKAIRMISIERGYDPREFTLVSFGGAGPLHACSLAKSLRIPRVLIPCMPGALSALGILMADVVRDYSRTVMMPADPERLESFYAELEHRGTKELATEGLSGTGIRSADLRYIGQGYELNVTAGDDLLASFHSMHQKRYGYSDLTMPVEVVNVRVRLTAKTEEIDLPRRELRPGNGTQAILKTRSIHFANAWQKSNVYARDLLIPGDIFSGPALITEYSSTTVLPPSCLARVDEYANLIIEVN
- a CDS encoding hydantoinase B/oxoprolinase family protein — its product is MQLITEAIATPTTVSDPIQLAVFKSATHSIAEEIGAALRRTSFSPNIKERRDYSCAVFDSGGQVIAMGDHMPVHLGSMPMSVRAAIDAMTLSPGDIAILNDPYAGGTHLPDITMVLPVFAPEDQTHPLLYVAARAHHADVGGFYPGSMGLCREIYQEGLRIPPVKIVEAGKLNRSVLQLILHNVRTPGEREGDLMSQIGSCRVGEASLQELIEKYGVPLIRRLSTEILDYSERLMRAELARVPAGTFTAEDFLDSDGFDPENTPISIRAAITFDSQARTVVIDFAGSSPQVASSINAVYAITYSAVYYVFRCLLPESAPATAGLMRPITVIAPSGSIVNAVLPAPVAGGNVETSQRIVDVLLRALAQALPDRIPAASSGTMNNLTIGGVDPRTGRPFAYYETIAGGMGARPTADGVSGIHTHMTNSSNTPVEALEYAYPLRVRSYSYRPNSGGTGKFHGGDGLIREIEVTAPARITLLTDRRIFRPYGLAGGDSGATGRSLLVSKDESKELPGKCSFEAKAGDVIRIESPGGGGWGKP